DNA from Malus sylvestris chromosome 11, drMalSylv7.2, whole genome shotgun sequence:
atttaatttataaacatGTCCTGCAAAGCATTCAGATTCACTTTCATGCACTCACaatataattttgtttctttatatgtttttatatttcTCATTATTCCATCTTAGATGCATTCGTTCTATTTTCGTTGGCATTATTCTTTCTTTCAATATAGCACGAAAAAAGTTCTACACAAAACACGTAAAAAGTCACTAATAAGACGCGCGCAGCATGCATAGAAAAAGACAATAAAGAAAGCCTTCGAACACATGGACAAAGACATTAAAGGAAGCTTTTCGCGCACTGGAGCACGTACATGGAGGCTAGTAGTTAAAAATGTCAGAATCCAATCATATATGCATATGGAATATGGATATGCAATATGCATATATAAGAGGTAGGACCAGTTAAAAAGTGAAAATTTCCTTCGTGGAACTTCTCCATTTCTTATGAATAATTACTTGTATACCTACATTGCTTATGTTGTGATTCCATCAACTGATTTTAAAGTATTTAAACATTTGATTGTGTGGAGGAAAAATATGATTACCTGTTCAACAGAATTGACATCCAAGGACAATTTTATGCAAATATGGAtgcattttaagtttttaactaATACAGAGCTCTCATTAGGgtaaattaacaaccaataaCGGGTCTACAATCCAAACTGGACTTTATGGTCCTACCATGCACATACCATTACCAGATTCCAATTTGATATTGAGAAGAGAGCTAAatgttagaaataaaaaaaggtacAAAAGGTTTATTTCAGATGTACTCTAAATGTTCAATCCCAAACCCCTCAAATGCAAAGGCGATCATCAAGGGGTGCTTTCAGTTTCCACCTGTGCTTTTAGTGAAACAGCAATAAAGTCGTGAAAAGATGCAGGATTTCAGAAGCCAGGCCTATTCCATTTTACATACTTTTGTTAAGTATCTATACCACGGGGAATGCGCACAGGAAGAGCCCGCCAAATCCAACAACAAACTGACTACACAAAGGCATTATTTACAACAGACCAGCAAGACAAACCATCCGATCCATATGAATTACACCACGAAAAGCTTATCAAACAGGGTTTTAACAACATTTTCAAGAAACAGAAGATCGATCAACGGAATTCTAAAcattcaaaaattttaaattttttcaagaaaaaaCTGTGGTACCatcacaaaaaaaaacctaaacagGAATCAAAAGCACAACCCAAAAGCTCGGGGAAAAAACCCCTGAAATCTAACAGACCCATTTAAGAATCACGACTCTGAGTTCGAAATTTGACATTTTCTACTTACACATACAAAATTTCGAAACCCCCACTTTCCAAAATCCAACTCCAATACAAAATTCAGCACACGCGCAAACATGAGAATAAAAAACCTACGAAAACCCAACAAGAACTCCACCTCTAATTTCGAAATGTAGCAGATTCCCAAACACAAACAACAATCCTAATCAACAAAATCGTCAAAAGATGAACAAAATTGAAGaacaagaggaagaagaaggagaagagaagGTACCTCGGACTGGACGAAGCGGAAGGCAGGGCCTCCGTTGCTCGGAGGCCGACCCATAGCAGCTCTCTCTACGCCTGGAACTCCAACGAGCAAAGGAGAAACTTCAATTGATATGTTTATTTTGTGCAGAAGAAGCAAAAGGGAAGTTGGAGACGAAGACAGGAGAGGTGGGTTTTCGAAAAGTGCGTTATGTGAGTGTGAGGGAACAGACAAATCGCAACAATTTATACTCGCAAATTCTGGGAAAGGAAACAAACGTTACCACcgaaatttagagagagagagagagagagagagagaggtgggtttttggtttgggatgtgcttttgggatttggatcctctccgacgCAATTGGTCGGATCCTTTTGATCGGTGTTTGTGGGCTGTTAGATTTTtattcaacggctacaattattataacttttagagagctccatgtttgtagccgttggataaaaattcaaTGACCCACAGACACCGGTCAGGAGAATCCCGACCAAttgcctcggagaggatccaaattcgTGTTTTTGAAGcccaaataaaaccaaaatttgggGGCAAGGCTTTTAGCTTTTTAACTAGTTTTGGGATGTCATTTTCATGTTGCTACGTACGAGTCCTTTAACTGTTAGATTTAACTTcataattattaaattttttattttaatcttagTCGTTCATTTTTTTATCATGAAGATGTACTTTCATGGGAGAAAAATTGCTACTTTTGCAAAAAACCAATAAGCCAAAATGTGTCTTTTacaattttacaatttttaccttttatttctAGATATCCTTGTATTTAGAAATCTATTCAAAATGGACCCTTATGGTAAGGATCCCATCCTTAGGATTACTTTCTTTAAAAGGCAGTAAAAGaaagaaatggaagaaaaacTAACTCTAATATTTGTGTATAAAAtccactattctaaaaatcatTGCCTAGTACCACCTAGACGCTAGGTGGCTGGCTACCGCCCCAATTAATGaaaggcgtttgaaaattaagaaacgaCACCTAGATCTGCTGAGGCGGCCGTCTAACCTGCCCAGACCTGCCTAGACACCCGCCTAGGCCGCAACTtatttagacagaaaatagataacttccattttgcatttatttttttccaataaattgtaagatacttgttgcatacttaaatgaacacacattatatccttatttcacatgttttctttgtgttccaatactttataatatatatgcattctattttgtaatttatgatgaaattatatattttttaagtatatGCATAcgcttatttacatgaaatatgatatatttacttaaatctgcctaATCTGCCTAAGCGCCTAGACGCTAGATCCCAACCTGTCGCCCGACTAACGACTAATgcctaacgtcttttagaaccttaatAAAATCAAATAGGATGGTGCTATTCACATACCAATTTTACCTTCTACACGCCCTATGTTAATTCCGTTGATTCTTTGCACTCCATACAACTCAACGGTGGAAATTAAAAGGAGTAtaaaagatataaaaaaaaaaaaaaaaaagcatatgaATAGCGCCACCCATGAAACATATAAGGGAGTATCATTAGTTTCTTATCTAAAACCGTACTATTTACAATTCCGTTTAGCGGTTCGATGAACTGGTGAACCAAACCGGACCATATCAAAAACGTCGATTATATTAAACCTAACCGGACCAATACTTCATACCCCCATTCCTTAAAAAGTAAACATGGCCTTAGAAGAATACATGGGAGGTAAGCAATCACACTGGCAAGCCACCCACAGCAGCGTGAAATTACCAGACAGATAAGTGACTAATCATCCACATCAACCCTTACCGGAAAAGCACAAACACTAGCTGAAAGAACCACCACCAACAGGTAAATTGAAGCAAACGGACAGCAACGCGATATCTTATTTATTCCATTATCGCATAACGTTAAGGTTATGTTACAGTACATGTATTTATATATGCTCACTCAATAAACAGCACGAATAAGGTTCGTTAGTACTTAATTGGACACAAGGGCACAGAACCTTCCAGCGCTCTCTTTCCTTTACAATACGACTGAACTTTCCACCTAAGCTCCGTCATCATCGACAGTGTTCACCCTCTCACATTCATCTATCCATTCGCTGTATCTGTAATCGAAAATTTTATGGTCAAAGAACACAggtaaaggaaaagagaaacTATGTTTTAATAAACCCACCAGCCGGAAAATAATAAGAGCATATTCATATGAACTTCTACTTACATGTCTATTGGTTCAGTCAAAgctgaaaaaaaacaaacaaaaaatatatcaataatTACGAATACATATGGATGTGGCAGTCCATATATGAAAAACAAGAGAAGTATCTAAACAAAGTAGCGAGTTAATACCAAATCCACCACTTTTTCCTACAACCTAGAGGAAGTTCCTATCCAGTTTACCAATTTGAGGTTGATAGACATTCGAAACAAAAATTTTAATCAAGTTATCCACAAATTTCCTAATGCCGTCCTTTTTCTGTCCATATACCATTACAATCCATACCTTGTGATCAAAATATTCACAAGTCTGTTCAGAAACATATTTCCATTTTGAATGATTTACCTAAACCTCCCTACATCTCCTACATCTGAGATTTATGTGTAATAATGATCTCTCCATCCTGTTATACTAACACTACGCCTCAATAGTAAATTAAGACGAGAGTAAAGTATTTGACATACCTGTGATGGTTGTGCTGAAATTCTCTTGGCAAATGCAACAGATAGCCTCGCCAATCAAGTTTTTCATGTCACTGAAACCAAATAACTTACTTAATTTCAATTCAAgacaaaatgagagaaaaatacaTGTGCAAGTACACTACCCAATCAGATGCTAGATTGTAAATGAAACTCAAAACTGGAAAAGGAAATGAAATACAGTGATCCATTATCCCCAACAGCAAAGACCAATTTCTCGCACCATATATGACAGACCACAATTCTCATATGTAAGTGACAAAACCACATTCATCAGCAGTACCATAGAACATACAAGAACCAGCGGAACTCAATGCTTCCTAAAAAGTTATATACACCAAAACATGAGCAAAAAACagattaaataaaaacttaCATGCGACACTCAACGCTGCTCCCATGGTTGCAGAAAGGGCAACAGAAAACTGTATCCAGCTTGTCCGTTCGCTTCCTAGCTGCAGGCTTTGCCTTGGCCTTTCTCTTGcccatttctcaaaaaaaaattctgtcCTGTTGTCATAATTTAACCCGTCAGTTCGCATACAAGATACTAACAAAAACATACAGCCACCAGTTCACCTGAGCTCCCCACAGAGATAGATGGTGCAATCCCTACCATCATTTTAGAGAATATGATCCAATCAACAATTACATAAACCCTTTGTGTGCAGCGGAGTGCCGAGTGCGCATAGAGAGGTTTTAAACTATTTCGTGTAAAAAAATTATCGCAATGCTGCGAAATTCAAATGCATGAAAAGTACAAGGAGAAAGCGACTACGGGGTTTCCGACGACATTAAGCCCTAAAAACCAttggaattgaaagaaaagtgtTTGTTGTTAATTGTATCAAGAACGAAATTTTACAGCAGAAAACATGCtacccaaattccaaatttcacaATATatgaaatagaaaagaaaaattctaAAAGGGggccaaaaaccctagaaaaattACAGTGaaagaaacaaaattgaagTCAGAAAAGGGGAAATTAAGAAACgatgaagaaagaaagaagaccccaaatttgacagcagcttAGAATTATGTGAGAATTGAAGTaaataaaccctaaaattaCGAATCCTAGATCGGAGATTGAGGAGGGAGAAGGAAAGATCGTACCTGGGAGTGAGAAGGCGCGCTGCTGAATCGTATGATTGGTCTACAAAACACGCTATATTTCCTGCGGGGGAAGACAAGGGCGGTCTCTACTCTCTATTTATAGGCAAACGTTGCGGTTTTGCCACGTAagaaatatttttcaattttaaagaGCTAAAAGTCAAATATGTGTCTCagacaaggaagaaaatattggtaatatcggaaatatcggtagtccgaaaacacgaaaatatcgatggaaatatcgggataatatcgatatcgataaaaattacatggaaaccacggaaattgtaagaaaaacttggaaatttttattgaaactttgcaagatgtttatttagtcaattatctattagtttatcacaaaaaattggaaggaaatgcattgcatgatggatttaactgatttaagttgattatatagcgagctggcaaacattgtgagtgtagaaaatatataataattaatgaaagaagtttaaacacaccataatcatttatatataatgaattagtataatattttacactttatacattgcatggtaagatacatgagtgactaagtaccacatagagttcctatgaggttcaaaattttcactatcttcatcatcactatgtgtagagtaagtgtattgtgaataGTAGTTAGCAACCATGGCAATGGCTTTCAAGAAccgaaacccaaaagtcaataggaaaccgaatacttcggtatttttcgggatttcaggattaccaaaca
Protein-coding regions in this window:
- the LOC126591324 gene encoding transcription elongation factor 1 homolog — protein: MGKRKAKAKPAARKRTDKLDTVFCCPFCNHGSSVECRIDMKNLIGEAICCICQENFSTTITALTEPIDIYSEWIDECERVNTVDDDGA